One region of Agelaius phoeniceus isolate bAgePho1 chromosome 12, bAgePho1.hap1, whole genome shotgun sequence genomic DNA includes:
- the LOC143691877 gene encoding hydrocephalus-inducing protein-like, with amino-acid sequence MASRFPGRTPTPRLLSREGLKSDTLLPSKFQREKFVNSKQEASTGGSFLPRIGPCVDMSETRQKIARMVKVCMESSPYFQLACPSDVYHIVPPGASAPLRIRFTPDENKNYSHELTCTTAKEKIVVPLRAIFARAILDFPAQVDFSECPVKHRTQKILLVRNVGNRTAHYQLSTQSPFSVVPIAGTLGAGDTMRVTVRFHALTNGDHFGSLAVCCNPGEESIHTKLHGEAVDVDVVLSTNSVEAGKTFITMAYQTTVFLENRSNITAHFQWKALPSEEDDYEEKRRQCRLLHPLGEEWLENFTEEKEVEKVQGFSEDHSALLRSRVQEKKAKVQDDPLLFSSDIFFIEPLEGEIEPNSTAEITVTFEPLEALEYQSVAYCHVSGHESRIPLCLRGEGQGPLIELSSPTLNLGKIFINTSYVYEVELINKGALDAPFTYIPSTTEVDFCFTVEPEQGMIAPGGTQTVQISFHTTVLGSFEEKFQFSVAGSPTPVILTIRGIVTGPNLHFDLPELDFGDISFGFPYTQRCRLTNCSVVPVTFKLRMSDDGTQPAVDSLDQIHKEGDPSWRKGIHFYVEPREFTMNPSQGTILPQGHQDIEVTLCSNTVMRFKRRLLVDLEGIAKEVASVVIKARCLVPELRVYPQILLYHECHLKVPYERKLVIRNLSNLPGCYGLIPQQRKDDSPVLYSSPKPCGIVQPYGTAEIPVIIEVQTLGEHRTKALVGVFGDERNPRPSISAGVW; translated from the exons ATGGCTTCTAGATTCCCAGGAAGGACACCAACACCACGTCTTTTGTCCAGGGAAGGACTGAAGTCTGATACT ctgcttccctctaagttccaGAGGGAGAAGTTTGTCAACTCAAAGCAGGaggccagcactggggggagttttctgcccagaattggcccatgtgtcGACATGAGTGAGACTCGTcaaaag ATTGCTCGGATGGTGAAGGTCTGCATGGAGAGCTCACCTTACTTCCAGCTGGCCTGCCCCAGTGATGTGTACCACATCGTGCCACCAGGCGCCTCTGCCCCTCTACGCATCCGCTTCACCCCCGACGAGAacaag aattATTCCCATGAGCTCACCTGCACCACTGCAAAAGAGAAGATCGTTGTGCCACTTCGGGCCATTTTTGCCCGAGCCATCCTGGacttccctgcccaggtggaCTTCTCCGAGTGTCCGGTCAAGCACCGCACCCAGAAGATTCTGCTGGTTCGCAATGTCGGTAACCGGACAGCTCATTAccagctgagcacccagag TCCTTTCTCCGTGGTGCCGATCGCAGGAActctgggtgctggggacaccatgCGGGTGACAGTGAGATTTCACGCGCTGACCAACGGGGACCATTTTGGGTCCCTGGCAGTGTGCTGCAACCCAG GTGAAGAGAGTATCCACACAAAGCTCCATGGAGAAGCTGTAGATGTTGATGTTGTGTTGAGCACAAATTCCGTGGAGGCTGGCAAGACCTTCATCACCATGGCATACCAGACAACCGTGTTCCTGGAAAACAGGAGTAACATCACAGCCCACTTCCAGTGGAAGGCTTTGCCTTCTGAGGAAGATGACTATGAAGAGAAGAGGAG gcagtgtcgTTTGCTGCACCCATTGGGTGAGGAGTGGCTGGAAAACTTCACGGAGGAGAAAGAAGTGGAGAAGGTGCAGGGCTTTTCTGAAGATCACAGTGCCCTCCTGAGAAGCAGGGTCCAGGAGAAGAAGGCAAAGGTGCAAGATGAccccctgctcttctccagtgacatttttttcattgaGCCATTG GAGGGAGAAATTGAGCCCAATAGTACGGCTGAAATCACGGTGACCTTCGAACCCCTGGAAGCACTGGAGTATCAAAGTGTGGCTTACTGCCATGTCTcag GCCATGAGAGCAGGATACCCCTGTGCCTCAGAGGGGAAGGCCAAGGACCCTTGATTGAACTCAGCTCTCCTACGCTGAACCTTGGGAAGATTTTTATCAACACCTCCTATGTCTAtgag GTGGAACTGATTAACAAAGGAGCTCTTGATGCTCCCTTCACCTATATCCCTTCAACCACAGAAGTGGACTTCTGCTTCACGGTTGAGCCCGAGCAGGGCATGATTGCACCAGGTGGGACCCAGACTGTTCAGATCTCCTTCCATACCACCGTGCTGGGGAGTTTTGAGGAAAAATTCCAGTTCAGTGTGGCTGGATCTCCTACACCTGTGATCCTGACCATCAG GGGCATCGTCACTGGACCGAATTTACACTTCGACCTCCCTGAGCTCGACTTCGGGGACATCTCCTTTG GCTTTCCCTATACCCAGAGATGTCGCCTCACCAACTGCTCCGTGGTGCCCGTGACGTTCAAGCTCCGCATGTCGGACGATGGCACGCAGCCGGCTGTTGACAGCCTTGATCAAATACACAAAGAAGGTGACCCAtcctggaggaagggaattcATTTCTATGTGGAGCCAAGGGAGTTCACAATGAATCCCAGCCAAGGAACCAtcctcccccagggacaccaggacattGAG GTGACCCTGTGTTCCAACACTGTGATGAGATTCAAACGGAGGTTGCTGGTGGACCTGGAGGGTATTGCTAAGGAAGTGGCATCAGTGGTCATCAAGGCCAG ATGTCTTGTTCCAGAGCTGCGTGTGtacccccaaatccttctgtaCCACGAGTGCCACCTGAAAGTGCCATACGAGAGGAAGCTCGTCATCAGGAACCTCAGCAACCTTCCTGGCTGCTATGGGCTTattccccag CAACGCAAGGACGACTCTCCCGTGCTCtactccagccccaagccctgtgggattgtgcagcctTACGGCACTGCAGAGATCCCAGTTATCATCGAAGTGCAGACGCTGGGCGAGCATCGCACCAAGGCTCTCGTCGGCGTGTTCGGGGATGAGAGAAACCCACGG cccagcatttcagctggagTGTGGTAG